In Stieleria varia, one genomic interval encodes:
- a CDS encoding PQQ-binding-like beta-propeller repeat protein codes for MVRRPLPSLAAVVAALILCPLMPTSAESPDWNQWRGPNRDAQLTGAAWPEKLSGKLELVWEQPHSPSYSGPIICGDLVFTTETVDKKLERVTAYRLTSGEKVWSVQWEGAMAVPFFAAKNGDWIRSTPICDGSNLLVLGMRDVLVSLDPPTGNEHWRVDFHKEIGTPIPSFGAVCSPIIDGDFAFVQTGGALVKVRLSDGEVIWQSLEQGGGMSTNGAFSSPVIATLSGVRQLVVQTRTDLCGVSIDDGSVLWKEPIEAFRGMNILTPLVLGDRIFTAAHSGRSQMFSVSRSDDGTWSIRELWQQKTQGYMSSPVVIGDTIYLHQKSERFSALSVSDGSILWTTPPTGSYWSMVAAGDKILALTNDGDLVLIQADEGKYNEIDRQKVANDSWAHLAIQDEMVIVRDLASLKVFRWSK; via the coding sequence ATGGTTCGCCGCCCTCTCCCATCTCTTGCCGCCGTCGTTGCTGCATTGATCCTTTGCCCATTGATGCCCACCAGCGCGGAATCTCCGGACTGGAATCAATGGCGTGGCCCCAACCGTGACGCTCAACTCACCGGCGCGGCTTGGCCTGAAAAACTCAGCGGCAAGCTGGAGCTGGTTTGGGAGCAACCGCACTCGCCGAGCTACAGCGGCCCGATAATCTGTGGTGATCTGGTTTTTACGACTGAGACCGTCGACAAAAAGCTAGAACGCGTCACCGCCTACCGGCTCACTTCTGGTGAAAAGGTCTGGTCGGTCCAGTGGGAAGGAGCCATGGCGGTTCCGTTTTTCGCGGCAAAGAACGGTGATTGGATTCGCTCGACCCCGATTTGTGATGGCTCAAACCTCCTGGTGCTCGGCATGCGGGACGTGCTGGTTTCGCTCGATCCTCCAACGGGCAACGAACATTGGCGAGTTGATTTTCATAAAGAAATCGGCACTCCCATTCCATCATTTGGTGCCGTCTGCTCGCCGATCATCGATGGCGATTTTGCGTTCGTTCAGACCGGTGGTGCATTGGTCAAGGTCCGTCTATCGGATGGCGAGGTGATTTGGCAATCGTTGGAGCAGGGCGGCGGAATGTCGACCAATGGTGCGTTTTCCAGTCCCGTGATCGCAACGCTCTCGGGTGTCCGTCAGTTGGTGGTTCAAACCCGAACCGACCTGTGTGGCGTTTCGATCGACGATGGTTCGGTGCTCTGGAAGGAACCGATCGAAGCATTCAGGGGAATGAACATTCTGACCCCGCTCGTGCTCGGTGACCGCATCTTCACCGCGGCCCACAGCGGTCGCTCCCAGATGTTTTCCGTGTCGCGTTCCGATGATGGTACCTGGTCGATTCGAGAATTGTGGCAACAGAAAACACAAGGCTATATGTCGTCGCCGGTCGTGATCGGTGACACCATTTACCTGCACCAAAAAAGTGAGCGGTTCAGCGCTCTGTCGGTTTCTGATGGCTCGATTCTGTGGACGACTCCGCCCACGGGCAGCTATTGGAGTATGGTCGCCGCGGGCGACAAAATTCTGGCGCTGACCAACGACGGCGATCTAGTGCTGATCCAAGCCGACGAAGGAAAGTACAACGAGATCGATCGCCAAAAGGTTGCTAACGACTCGTGGGCGCACTTGGCGATCCAAGACGAAATGGTCATCGTCCGTGACCTCGCATCGCTCAAGGTATTTCGCTGGTCGAAATAG
- a CDS encoding BatA domain-containing protein produces the protein MSLLTPLYLLGALAIGLPILFHLIRRRPKGEVVFSSLMFLQPTPPRLTRRSRLENLPLLIARALALLLLAAAFSRPFFRQTTSTETDRVGKRIVVLVDTSASMRRAGVWQNAMDRATETIDSLDAADQIAVIAFDRQPRPVITLADSAELPSLQRASAAKEQIRALQPTWNATDLASAISTAAEMAVSSNFAERPDEALSTSRVVLISDMQSGAATQALQTFDWPKDLSLQVINVADTSPTNASLQILASTENDAVDDNSLRVRVSNSADSTTSQFQLQWRGKEFDRKDDDARRSQTAADRSSELGLPIQVPPGQTRVATIPLPKSDSHNRLVLSGDAQDFDNVCYYAITPQSAAEIIYLGQPPAENLTAESARESLLYYLDRVPLSDARVSVRVVPLRAEQFNGDTDPKQTPLVVVSEALDLETAQRLKQYAEQGGQVCVVLGQPSTGSEAIGLQTLLDSPELTVTEAEIDDYVMLTSIRFSDPVFSAMADPQFNDFTKVRFWHHRNVSGLADDCQTLAEFDDESPAVVRRPLGRGSVVLMTAGWQPSESQLALSTKFIPMISGLFQPSPIASGQSFIAGEPVDLSIVGIGKLTMPSGEEVSIENPSDFAVIDGPGLYQYSDDEGDKTFAVNLSESESLTSPMGSDTLERLGVRLGKPSAEIVDAAAQRQLRDVEMEDQQRVWQWLLMFAFAAIAIETWWSRQRPTIVAADG, from the coding sequence ATGAGTCTGCTGACGCCACTCTATCTGCTCGGTGCACTGGCGATCGGCTTGCCGATTCTGTTCCACTTGATTCGTCGTCGGCCCAAGGGCGAAGTCGTCTTCAGCTCGCTGATGTTCTTGCAACCAACACCTCCGCGTTTGACCCGCCGTAGTCGGCTGGAGAATTTGCCGTTGTTGATCGCACGGGCACTTGCGTTGCTGTTGCTGGCGGCGGCTTTCTCACGACCGTTCTTTCGACAAACCACATCGACGGAAACCGATCGTGTCGGCAAACGCATCGTGGTGTTGGTTGACACCAGTGCCAGCATGCGGCGTGCGGGAGTCTGGCAGAACGCGATGGATCGCGCGACGGAAACGATCGACTCGTTGGACGCCGCCGATCAAATCGCGGTCATTGCCTTCGATCGTCAACCACGTCCCGTGATCACACTGGCCGATTCCGCGGAGTTGCCGTCGCTGCAACGGGCGTCCGCCGCCAAGGAACAGATTCGTGCGTTGCAGCCGACTTGGAATGCCACCGATTTGGCGTCGGCGATCAGCACCGCCGCGGAGATGGCCGTCTCATCCAACTTTGCCGAGCGACCTGATGAAGCGTTATCGACATCGCGCGTCGTTTTGATCTCTGACATGCAGTCGGGCGCGGCGACGCAGGCACTGCAGACGTTTGATTGGCCAAAAGATCTGTCGCTGCAAGTGATCAACGTTGCCGACACATCACCAACCAACGCGTCGCTACAGATTCTGGCATCGACAGAGAATGACGCGGTCGATGACAATTCGCTGCGTGTTCGTGTCTCCAACTCGGCGGACTCAACGACCTCTCAGTTTCAGTTGCAGTGGCGCGGCAAGGAATTTGACAGAAAAGATGACGACGCACGCCGATCGCAAACCGCAGCGGACAGATCGTCTGAGCTGGGTTTGCCCATCCAAGTTCCACCGGGGCAGACGCGTGTTGCGACGATCCCGTTGCCGAAATCGGATTCGCACAATCGCCTCGTGCTATCGGGTGACGCTCAAGATTTTGACAACGTCTGTTACTATGCGATCACACCCCAGTCGGCCGCGGAGATCATCTATCTGGGCCAGCCTCCGGCGGAAAACTTGACGGCAGAGTCGGCACGCGAGAGCTTGCTGTATTACCTGGACCGAGTCCCGCTGAGCGATGCTCGCGTCTCCGTGCGAGTCGTTCCCTTGCGTGCGGAGCAATTCAACGGCGACACCGATCCCAAGCAAACTCCGCTGGTGGTGGTGAGCGAAGCGTTGGATCTGGAGACCGCTCAGCGACTGAAGCAGTATGCCGAACAGGGTGGTCAAGTGTGTGTCGTACTCGGGCAGCCATCCACGGGTTCCGAAGCGATTGGTTTGCAGACACTGTTGGACAGTCCGGAGCTGACCGTGACGGAAGCGGAAATCGACGACTATGTGATGCTGACGAGCATTCGCTTTAGTGATCCGGTGTTTTCCGCGATGGCGGACCCACAGTTCAATGATTTCACCAAAGTCAGATTTTGGCATCATCGCAACGTGAGCGGACTGGCGGACGATTGCCAAACGCTTGCAGAATTCGATGACGAATCACCCGCCGTTGTACGTCGGCCGCTAGGTCGTGGCAGCGTCGTTTTGATGACTGCAGGGTGGCAGCCCAGCGAAAGCCAACTGGCGTTGTCGACCAAATTCATCCCGATGATCAGCGGACTTTTCCAACCCAGCCCGATCGCATCGGGGCAATCGTTTATCGCGGGTGAACCGGTCGACTTGTCGATCGTCGGCATCGGAAAACTGACAATGCCCAGCGGTGAGGAAGTTAGCATTGAAAACCCTTCCGATTTCGCTGTCATTGACGGTCCGGGACTGTACCAATACTCCGACGACGAAGGCGATAAGACGTTTGCGGTGAACCTCAGCGAGTCCGAAAGCTTGACCAGTCCGATGGGATCGGACACGCTGGAGCGTTTGGGCGTTCGTCTTGGTAAACCGTCAGCGGAAATCGTCGATGCGGCAGCCCAACGCCAGTTGAGAGATGTTGAAATGGAAGATCAACAGCGTGTGTGGCAGTGGCTACTGATGTTTGCGTTCGCCGCCATTGCCATCGAAACTTGGTGGAGTCGCCAGAGGCCCACCATCGTCGCGGCGGACGGATGA
- a CDS encoding AAA family ATPase: MTVEQEAEIVQQIREGRDKIAAELAKVIIGQHDVIEQLLVSLFAGGHCLITGAPGLAKTLLVSSVAKVFHLNFNRIQFTPDLMPVDIVGTEILEDQGDGHRRMTFVKGPIFANVILADEINRTPPKTQAALLEAMQEHQVTAAGVRHELSEPFFVLATQNPIEMEGTYPLPEAQLDRFMFNVLIDYLPPEDELAVVLRTTSSEKQSIEPLFTGEDILNFHHAVRNVPIAPEVAQYAVRLASSTRPGREGTADFINEWVSWGAGTRAAQTLVLGGKARALLRGNTHVQIDDIAALAHPTLRHRVLLTYKAEAEGVTIEDVVDRLLAEVPTN; this comes from the coding sequence ATGACTGTCGAACAAGAAGCCGAAATCGTCCAGCAAATACGTGAAGGTCGTGACAAGATCGCAGCCGAATTGGCCAAGGTCATCATTGGCCAACACGACGTGATCGAACAACTGCTGGTCAGTCTATTTGCAGGCGGGCACTGTTTGATCACGGGGGCACCTGGATTGGCGAAGACGTTGTTGGTCAGCAGCGTCGCGAAGGTCTTTCACCTGAATTTCAATCGCATTCAGTTCACCCCCGACCTGATGCCGGTGGACATCGTGGGCACGGAAATCTTGGAAGACCAAGGTGACGGGCATCGCAGGATGACATTCGTCAAAGGCCCGATCTTTGCCAACGTGATCTTGGCCGACGAAATCAATCGGACGCCACCGAAGACTCAAGCGGCTTTGTTGGAAGCCATGCAGGAGCATCAGGTCACCGCGGCCGGTGTGCGGCATGAGTTGTCCGAGCCGTTCTTTGTCCTGGCGACACAAAACCCGATCGAGATGGAAGGCACCTATCCGCTGCCCGAGGCACAGTTGGACCGATTTATGTTCAACGTCCTGATCGACTACTTGCCACCCGAAGACGAGTTGGCGGTGGTCTTGCGGACGACTTCGTCGGAGAAACAGTCGATCGAGCCGTTGTTCACGGGCGAGGACATCTTGAACTTCCACCACGCGGTTCGAAACGTCCCGATCGCGCCCGAAGTCGCGCAGTACGCGGTTCGCTTGGCTTCGTCGACACGCCCCGGCCGCGAAGGCACGGCGGATTTCATCAATGAATGGGTCAGTTGGGGTGCGGGAACGCGGGCCGCGCAGACGCTTGTCTTGGGCGGCAAGGCTCGTGCGTTGCTGAGAGGGAACACGCACGTTCAAATCGATGACATCGCCGCGTTGGCACATCCGACGCTTCGGCATCGTGTGTTATTGACTTACAAAGCGGAAGCAGAAGGGGTGACAATCGAAGACGTTGTGGATCGATTGCTCGCCGAGGTGCCGACGAACTGA
- a CDS encoding DUF58 domain-containing protein, with product MADAQNLSNPDPNSRSAIDPAALMRIKSLQLRAKLVVDGFMSGLHRSPMHGSSVEFNEYRPYSPGDDLRNLDWKLYARSDRYFIKKFEDETNRRCYLVVDQSKSMGYQSLEYTKAEYARTVAATLGYFLTLQRDAIGLLTFDEGIGEFIPARTRPGQFHQILVGLSKPVRGTGTDLNLPLQQIAALIPRRGLVILISDLLAPVDSLQQNLAALRSRGHEVVVLRTLDPAEIELHLKAPSMVVDVETNREIYLYPEVARAQYRKQFDEHHTQVQQTCDALGVQMFRLVTDEALDNALLSIVDTQNRLGKSAARGGMLAGAARMRGSK from the coding sequence ATGGCTGATGCCCAGAACCTGTCGAACCCCGATCCGAATTCTCGTTCCGCGATCGATCCTGCCGCATTGATGCGCATCAAGAGCTTGCAGTTGCGAGCGAAGTTGGTCGTTGATGGGTTCATGAGCGGATTGCATCGCAGCCCCATGCACGGCAGCTCGGTCGAGTTCAACGAGTATCGGCCGTACTCGCCGGGCGACGACCTGCGTAATCTTGACTGGAAACTGTACGCCCGCAGCGATCGATATTTCATCAAGAAATTCGAGGACGAAACGAACCGACGATGCTACTTGGTCGTCGATCAAAGCAAATCGATGGGCTATCAATCGCTGGAATACACCAAAGCCGAGTACGCTCGCACGGTGGCGGCGACGCTGGGGTATTTTTTGACGCTGCAACGTGATGCGATCGGCTTGTTGACGTTCGACGAAGGCATCGGAGAGTTCATTCCTGCGCGAACTCGTCCCGGACAGTTTCATCAGATCCTGGTTGGTCTGTCCAAACCCGTGCGTGGCACCGGCACCGATCTCAATTTGCCGCTTCAGCAGATCGCGGCGCTCATCCCGCGACGCGGCCTCGTGATCCTGATCTCGGATTTGTTGGCTCCTGTCGACTCGCTGCAACAGAACCTCGCCGCACTGCGGTCGCGTGGCCATGAAGTCGTCGTGTTGCGGACGCTCGACCCGGCTGAAATCGAGTTGCATCTCAAAGCGCCCAGCATGGTCGTCGATGTGGAGACCAACCGCGAGATCTACTTGTATCCCGAAGTCGCTCGGGCGCAATATCGAAAACAGTTTGACGAACACCACACGCAGGTCCAACAAACCTGCGACGCGTTGGGCGTTCAAATGTTTCGCTTGGTTACCGACGAAGCACTCGACAATGCGTTGCTGAGCATCGTCGATACACAGAATCGGTTGGGCAAATCAGCGGCGCGAGGCGGCATGTTGGCCGGAGCGGCACGAATGCGAGGGAGCAAATGA
- a CDS encoding glutamine amidotransferase: protein MNPLFAQQTYELPGDIVIGAPDWILPTLVVGVGCTLLVVWNYASSRRDRWSILGAVLKLAAIALLAVCMLQPMRRGQRPRPRANLLPIVIDDSRSMNLANPGKSETWHGQIKTLIGDPQRWPTQLGQTFDVRTYAFDSRLRELDSADDLVATGDDSRLSQSLSELSQRLAERPVAGVILMSDGNDTQKISEVNDWSSLGFPVYPILPAESPAIHDLRIVDTSVRQTNFETSPITLNATLAAVGMSQRVATIQLREDLTGRVVAEKTHVLGEDDENQTVSFQFRPDESGLQFYRVVAFSEADRDVVSGAISASGQVESGAGISSESTLLNNSKIVAVHRDSGPYRVLYLSGRANWEYKFLNRALASDAEVQLVGLLRIAKKEAKFSFRDRGVSDTNPLFQGVADDPDAAEQYDEPVIIRLGVKESEELSKGFPKTADELFAYHAIILDDIEPDFFTQDQMLLIRQFVSARGGGLLMLGGQESFDGKRFADTPLGALSPFYEATSPQHKPSEFGLSISREGLLQPWMRLRETEVAETERLREMPAFQSVNSVGSLKPGAMQLATVTTPESDTLPALAAQRFGKGRSAAMPIADFWRWSMRRSEKSADDPEQAWRQIVRWLVSEVPRRVQMECKDQQDTNGSVAISVNVLDDSFLGVDNATVSLTITPPSGEPLLLRADASGDAAGVYACDYWPRDPGAYRVNASVDAPDGSLIGRAESGWTKQKGGAEYDRLAINRELLNQIAQQSGGKVIDADSVESFISRLPSDKIPQTEYWVYPIWHRPWIMMLAIACLCTEWGLRRWRGLA from the coding sequence ATGAATCCCCTGTTCGCGCAGCAGACCTATGAGCTGCCCGGCGACATCGTGATCGGTGCGCCCGATTGGATCTTGCCGACGCTGGTCGTCGGCGTCGGTTGCACGTTGTTGGTCGTTTGGAATTACGCTAGTAGTCGCCGCGATCGTTGGTCGATTTTGGGCGCGGTGTTGAAACTGGCCGCCATCGCGTTGTTGGCCGTTTGCATGTTGCAACCCATGCGGCGTGGTCAACGCCCTCGCCCCCGCGCGAACTTGCTGCCGATCGTCATCGATGACAGCCGCAGCATGAATCTGGCCAACCCGGGCAAATCCGAAACGTGGCACGGACAGATCAAGACATTGATCGGGGATCCTCAGCGATGGCCTACCCAACTTGGGCAGACGTTTGATGTCCGCACGTACGCGTTCGACTCGCGACTGCGAGAACTGGATTCTGCGGACGACTTGGTCGCCACGGGTGACGATTCGCGATTGTCTCAAAGCCTGAGCGAACTGTCGCAGCGTTTGGCCGAGCGACCTGTTGCCGGTGTGATCTTGATGTCCGACGGCAACGACACGCAGAAGATTTCTGAGGTGAACGACTGGAGTTCACTGGGCTTTCCCGTGTATCCGATCTTGCCTGCGGAGTCGCCCGCGATTCACGACTTGCGAATCGTCGACACCAGCGTTCGGCAAACGAATTTCGAAACTTCCCCGATCACGCTCAATGCAACGCTCGCTGCGGTCGGCATGTCTCAACGCGTCGCCACGATTCAATTACGTGAGGATTTGACCGGACGAGTCGTCGCGGAAAAGACTCATGTATTGGGCGAGGACGACGAAAATCAAACAGTCTCGTTCCAGTTTCGCCCGGACGAGTCCGGACTGCAGTTCTATCGTGTGGTCGCTTTTTCCGAAGCGGATCGCGATGTCGTCAGCGGCGCGATTTCAGCCAGCGGCCAGGTGGAGAGCGGTGCCGGTATTTCCAGCGAATCGACGCTGTTGAACAACAGCAAGATCGTTGCCGTCCACCGTGACTCCGGTCCCTATCGTGTCCTGTACTTGTCCGGACGTGCCAACTGGGAGTACAAGTTTCTCAATCGTGCCTTGGCGTCGGATGCGGAAGTCCAACTGGTCGGGCTGTTGCGGATTGCAAAGAAAGAAGCCAAGTTCAGTTTCCGTGATCGAGGCGTTTCCGACACCAATCCGCTCTTCCAAGGAGTCGCGGACGATCCGGATGCGGCTGAACAGTACGACGAGCCGGTCATCATCCGGTTGGGAGTCAAAGAGTCCGAGGAACTCAGCAAAGGGTTCCCCAAAACAGCCGACGAATTGTTTGCCTATCACGCGATCATTCTGGATGACATCGAGCCGGATTTTTTTACCCAAGATCAAATGCTGTTGATCCGCCAGTTTGTTTCCGCCCGCGGCGGCGGCTTGCTGATGCTTGGCGGACAAGAATCCTTTGATGGAAAACGTTTTGCCGACACACCGCTGGGTGCGCTGTCCCCCTTCTATGAAGCGACATCGCCACAGCACAAACCGTCCGAGTTCGGTTTGTCGATTTCCCGTGAGGGATTACTGCAACCCTGGATGCGTTTGCGTGAAACGGAAGTCGCCGAAACGGAGCGGCTAAGAGAAATGCCGGCTTTTCAGTCGGTCAATTCCGTCGGCTCCCTGAAACCCGGTGCGATGCAACTGGCCACCGTCACGACGCCGGAAAGTGACACCCTGCCTGCGTTGGCGGCCCAGCGTTTCGGCAAAGGACGTAGTGCGGCGATGCCCATCGCGGACTTTTGGCGTTGGTCGATGCGACGATCGGAAAAAAGTGCCGATGATCCCGAACAAGCCTGGCGACAGATCGTTCGCTGGCTGGTCAGTGAAGTGCCTCGTCGCGTTCAGATGGAGTGCAAAGATCAACAAGACACCAACGGCAGTGTGGCCATCTCGGTCAACGTCTTGGACGACTCGTTTCTTGGTGTCGACAACGCCACGGTTTCGTTGACCATTACGCCGCCGTCCGGTGAACCGTTGCTGTTACGTGCGGATGCCAGTGGCGACGCCGCGGGTGTCTACGCGTGTGATTACTGGCCGCGTGACCCAGGTGCTTATCGTGTGAACGCGTCAGTCGATGCGCCGGACGGTTCGCTGATCGGACGAGCCGAAAGCGGCTGGACCAAACAGAAAGGCGGTGCCGAGTACGACCGTTTGGCGATCAATCGAGAACTACTGAACCAGATTGCCCAGCAGAGCGGTGGTAAAGTCATCGACGCCGACTCCGTGGAAAGTTTCATCAGCCGATTGCCCAGTGACAAGATCCCACAAACCGAATACTGGGTCTATCCGATCTGGCACCGTCCCTGGATCATGATGCTCGCCATCGCGTGTCTGTGCACCGAATGGGGACTGAGACGTTGGCGAGGACTTGCATGA
- the topA gene encoding type I DNA topoisomerase, with amino-acid sequence MAKTTGKSLVIVESPAKARTISKFLGKDYQVEASIGHVRDLPEGKKDVPDKYRDEPWAYLGVNVDDEFQPLYIVPTDKKKQVAKLKAALKDASSLYLATDEDREGEAISWHLHELLKPKVPVHRLVFHEITKEAITEALETTREIDQGMVRAQETRRILDRLYGYDMSQLLWRKVGSGTSAGRVQSVAVRLVVQRERERIAFVRATYWDIEALFETRSKEPLSATLSSLDGKRAPSGKDFDPDTGKPTREDLLLLDEKGASELATRLKSTDFTVSKVEVKPFTERPRAPFTTSTLQQEANRKLGFTAKRAMGAAQKLYENGYITYMRTDSTTLSKEAISAARNLVRTVYGEKFLHPDVRVYAGKVKNAQEAHEAIRPAGTNFRTPESIRGELDPDQFRLYDLIWKRTVACQMADATKQRSSISISGGGAVFTATGTSILFEGFLRAYVEGSDNPEAELADKERLLPNVSEKDPLDAKEMEAKSHTTQPPARFTEASLTRTLEEKGIGRPSTFASIIGTITDERRNYIYKKGNALVPSWRAFSVTRLMEEHFGPLVDYEFTADMEDFLDSISRDETGFLEYLKRFYFGDDSDAKNNIGLKPRLEKKLDEIDPRVTAKFSLGTPEDDPEFREEVFVRVGKFGPFLEQGERKAPIPDGLPPDEMDLVKAMELLASAQVEEEPIGTHPETGKPIYVKVGRFGPYIQLGAPDDDEKRNQSLLKGMAIEDLTLEMACKLLELPRTLGNFPDNDQPIQAFDGRYGPYIKCEKDTRSLPAGVSPLEVTLDEAITLLRQPKTRGRATPKEPLRVYEEKSPVNEGEVKILDGRFGPYVTDGDVNASLPKGVDPKDLSFNSALDLLAERLAKVGTKKKKKATKKKAAKKATTKKKTAKKKATKKKTAKKKGVKKKP; translated from the coding sequence ATGGCTAAGACGACGGGCAAAAGCTTGGTGATCGTGGAATCACCTGCCAAAGCGCGAACGATTTCGAAATTCTTGGGCAAGGACTACCAAGTCGAGGCCAGCATCGGGCACGTCCGTGACTTGCCCGAGGGAAAAAAAGACGTCCCCGATAAATATCGCGACGAGCCGTGGGCGTACCTCGGCGTCAACGTCGACGACGAGTTTCAGCCGTTGTACATCGTCCCGACGGACAAGAAAAAACAGGTGGCGAAGCTGAAAGCCGCCCTCAAAGACGCCTCCAGCCTCTATCTGGCGACCGACGAAGACCGCGAGGGGGAAGCCATCAGTTGGCACCTGCATGAACTGCTCAAGCCCAAGGTGCCGGTCCACCGCTTGGTTTTTCACGAAATCACCAAGGAAGCGATCACGGAGGCGTTGGAGACCACCCGCGAGATCGACCAGGGCATGGTGCGGGCCCAAGAAACACGACGAATCTTGGATCGTTTGTACGGCTATGACATGTCCCAGTTGCTGTGGCGCAAAGTCGGCAGTGGCACGTCCGCCGGCCGGGTCCAAAGCGTTGCGGTTCGTCTCGTCGTCCAACGTGAACGTGAGCGAATCGCGTTCGTTCGGGCGACGTATTGGGACATCGAAGCCCTGTTTGAGACCAGGAGCAAGGAACCACTCTCAGCGACCCTGTCCAGCTTGGACGGAAAACGTGCTCCCAGCGGAAAGGATTTCGATCCAGACACCGGCAAGCCCACCCGTGAGGACTTGTTGCTGTTGGACGAAAAAGGGGCCAGCGAGTTGGCGACGCGTCTGAAGTCGACGGATTTCACCGTTTCCAAAGTCGAGGTCAAACCGTTTACCGAACGTCCCCGTGCCCCCTTTACCACCAGCACCCTGCAGCAAGAGGCCAACCGAAAACTCGGGTTCACGGCCAAACGTGCGATGGGCGCGGCGCAAAAGCTGTACGAGAACGGCTACATCACTTACATGCGTACCGATAGCACGACGCTCAGCAAAGAAGCGATCTCGGCGGCACGCAATTTGGTGCGGACGGTTTATGGCGAAAAATTCTTGCACCCCGATGTTCGCGTTTACGCGGGCAAGGTGAAAAACGCGCAAGAGGCTCACGAAGCGATCCGACCGGCGGGCACCAATTTCCGCACGCCCGAATCGATCCGTGGCGAGTTGGACCCGGATCAATTCCGTCTTTACGATTTGATTTGGAAACGCACCGTTGCGTGCCAGATGGCGGATGCGACGAAGCAACGCAGCAGCATTTCCATCTCGGGCGGCGGCGCCGTTTTCACCGCGACAGGCACGAGCATTCTGTTCGAAGGATTCTTGCGAGCCTACGTCGAGGGCAGTGATAACCCGGAAGCCGAGTTGGCGGACAAGGAGCGTTTGTTGCCCAATGTTTCCGAAAAGGATCCGTTGGACGCAAAAGAGATGGAGGCCAAGAGCCACACGACTCAACCGCCCGCGAGATTCACGGAAGCCTCGTTGACTCGAACGCTGGAGGAAAAAGGCATCGGCCGCCCCAGTACGTTTGCGTCGATCATTGGCACGATCACGGATGAGCGACGGAACTACATTTACAAAAAGGGCAACGCACTCGTTCCCTCATGGCGTGCATTCAGCGTCACGCGATTGATGGAAGAACACTTCGGCCCGCTGGTCGATTACGAGTTCACCGCCGACATGGAAGATTTCCTCGACTCGATCAGCCGCGACGAGACGGGTTTCCTGGAGTACCTGAAACGGTTTTACTTCGGCGATGATTCCGATGCGAAAAACAATATCGGCTTGAAGCCGCGTTTGGAAAAGAAGCTCGACGAGATCGATCCACGCGTGACCGCAAAGTTTTCCTTGGGGACACCCGAAGACGATCCCGAGTTTCGCGAAGAAGTCTTTGTTCGTGTGGGCAAGTTCGGTCCGTTCCTTGAGCAAGGCGAACGCAAGGCTCCGATTCCCGACGGCTTGCCGCCCGACGAGATGGATTTGGTCAAGGCGATGGAGCTATTGGCAAGCGCGCAAGTCGAAGAGGAGCCGATCGGAACCCATCCCGAAACAGGCAAACCGATTTATGTGAAGGTCGGCCGGTTTGGTCCGTACATTCAACTCGGTGCACCCGACGACGATGAGAAACGTAATCAGTCGCTGCTCAAGGGAATGGCGATCGAAGACTTGACGTTGGAGATGGCGTGCAAGCTGCTGGAATTGCCGCGGACCTTGGGCAATTTTCCGGACAACGATCAACCGATCCAAGCGTTCGATGGTCGCTATGGACCGTACATCAAATGTGAGAAAGACACGCGTTCGTTGCCAGCCGGTGTTTCACCGTTGGAGGTGACCTTGGACGAAGCGATCACGTTGCTGCGTCAACCCAAGACTCGCGGCCGAGCGACTCCGAAAGAGCCGTTGCGAGTGTACGAAGAAAAGTCGCCGGTGAACGAAGGCGAAGTGAAGATCTTGGACGGTCGCTTCGGTCCTTACGTGACCGACGGTGACGTCAACGCATCGCTGCCCAAGGGAGTGGACCCCAAAGACCTGTCGTTCAACTCCGCGTTGGACTTGCTGGCCGAACGCTTGGCCAAAGTCGGAACGAAAAAGAAGAAAAAGGCGACCAAAAAGAAGGCTGCCAAAAAAGCAACCACGAAAAAGAAAACCGCCAAAAAGAAGGCGACCAAGAAGAAAACGGCCAAAAAGAAGGGCGTGAAAAAGAAACCCTGA